In Urechidicola croceus, a single window of DNA contains:
- a CDS encoding lytic transglycosylase, whose translation MKKIKLFLLLTLLTVLASCAQQKKYVSYTVKKGETIKSIAKDNDVKTKDLLRLNPDVSRKPEENTVIIIPNKSYKKSVKPEKVETVDENTHIVQPKETLFSISKKYGVTVDELKEENSITGNNLSVGRVIKIPVKSNEVVEETPVDTDSEVVGEVITYNTHTVVKDDTIYNLTKRFGLSADELLALNPDLKDGLKLGMILNIGDSSEGIINVFNDEITYKPLNIAMMLPYKVSSTSDYESQFKKNNSLLNIVTDFHLGALVAIDSLKAQGMNINLEVFDTENSNDKISRILSNSNFDTTDVVIGPLFLKNANTVSKSIHRSNKDISVIAPMYSKNQKSISGGGLVKASPNKELLEEKLYDYMLKKYSGENIVVVGDDKQSYKMSQIISKLRTHDSINSVTVIKPQNGYIKKDRFVEVIDSVQRNNWVILVGQDNVVTSDVVNNLGVMPKKNRNIQLFSFAKGRNFDNVSNNHLARLKFTYPQESFVDVLSTGYKSFEKQYKSKSKIGPSEYSIKGFDVTYDALMRLAKHDTFKDGAKAGVSERVGTKFEYSKKLFGSSLENVGVFIIQYQEDLKLKSID comes from the coding sequence ATGAAAAAAATAAAATTATTTCTTCTGTTAACTCTTTTAACAGTTTTAGCATCATGTGCTCAGCAAAAAAAGTATGTTTCTTATACTGTAAAAAAAGGTGAAACAATAAAAAGTATTGCCAAAGACAATGATGTGAAAACAAAAGATTTGCTACGTTTAAATCCTGATGTTTCAAGAAAACCAGAGGAAAACACAGTAATTATTATTCCAAATAAAAGTTATAAAAAATCTGTAAAACCTGAAAAAGTTGAAACTGTTGATGAAAACACTCATATTGTTCAACCTAAAGAAACTCTTTTTAGTATTTCTAAAAAGTATGGAGTAACAGTTGATGAATTGAAAGAAGAGAACTCTATTACAGGAAATAACCTGAGTGTTGGTAGGGTTATTAAGATTCCTGTAAAATCTAATGAAGTTGTTGAGGAAACACCAGTTGATACAGACTCTGAAGTTGTTGGTGAAGTGATTACCTATAACACACATACTGTAGTCAAGGATGATACAATTTATAACCTGACAAAGCGATTTGGCTTATCTGCTGATGAGTTATTGGCCTTAAATCCTGATTTAAAAGATGGATTGAAATTAGGGATGATTTTAAATATTGGAGATTCTTCCGAAGGAATAATAAATGTTTTTAATGATGAAATTACTTATAAACCTTTGAATATTGCAATGATGTTGCCTTATAAAGTAAGCAGCACATCAGATTATGAATCACAATTTAAAAAGAATAATTCATTATTAAATATTGTAACAGATTTTCATCTTGGTGCTTTGGTTGCAATTGATTCTTTAAAAGCTCAAGGGATGAATATCAACCTTGAAGTTTTTGATACTGAAAATAGTAATGATAAAATTTCACGAATCTTATCTAATAGTAATTTTGATACTACTGATGTAGTAATTGGCCCTTTATTTTTAAAAAATGCCAATACTGTCTCTAAATCTATTCATAGATCTAATAAAGATATTTCAGTAATAGCACCAATGTATTCGAAAAACCAAAAAAGTATTTCTGGTGGAGGATTGGTAAAAGCGTCTCCAAATAAAGAATTACTAGAAGAGAAGTTATATGACTACATGCTAAAAAAATATTCTGGAGAAAATATTGTGGTTGTTGGAGACGATAAGCAATCTTATAAAATGTCACAAATTATTTCAAAACTAAGAACGCATGATTCAATAAATAGCGTCACTGTTATTAAACCTCAAAATGGATATATTAAAAAAGACAGATTTGTTGAGGTGATTGATTCTGTTCAACGAAATAATTGGGTAATATTAGTTGGGCAAGATAATGTTGTTACTTCAGACGTTGTAAATAATTTAGGTGTTATGCCAAAGAAAAACAGAAATATTCAACTATTTAGTTTTGCAAAAGGGCGAAATTTTGATAATGTTAGCAATAATCATTTGGCTAGATTGAAGTTTACATATCCTCAAGAGTCATTTGTCGATGTATTGAGTACTGGTTATAAAAGTTTTGAAAAACAATATAAATCAAAAAGTAAAATCGGTCCTTCTGAATATTCAATCAAAGGGTTTGATGTGACTTATGATGCGCTTATGCGATTGGCTAAACACGATACATTTAAGGATGGTGCTAAGGCGGGTGTGTCAGAAAGGGTAGGAACCAAATTTGAGTATTCAAAAAAGTTGTTTGGTAGTAGTTTAGAGAATGTAGGTGTTTTTATAATTCAATATCAAGAAGATTTAAAATTGAAAAGTATAGATTGA
- a CDS encoding DUF2167 domain-containing protein yields MKKITMLFFLFILGISFAQNEDSIEEFIDIEAINMQIDSINNSFTYQYNQIDINDGLATVHIPEGYKFLDAEQSKRVLSDVWGNPPSDDTLGMIFPEEAHPVGDSMIYAVEITYSDEGHIEDEDAKDIDYDDLLEEMQDDTNSYNDERIKLGYENIDLVGWASDPFYDEVNKKLHWAKELKFGESEINTLNYNIRVLGREGFLNLNVIGDMDALPQVKKDVNQILNSVEFNDGNKYSDFNPNIDRVAAYGIGGLIAGKVLAKAGAFALIAKFWKFIAIGAVALFSAFKNKIFGRKEEEEV; encoded by the coding sequence ATGAAAAAAATTACTATGCTATTTTTCCTATTCATTTTAGGAATATCTTTTGCCCAAAATGAAGATTCAATTGAAGAATTTATTGATATAGAAGCAATCAATATGCAGATTGACAGCATCAACAATTCTTTTACTTATCAATACAATCAAATTGACATTAATGATGGGCTTGCAACAGTTCATATTCCTGAGGGATATAAATTTTTAGATGCTGAACAAAGTAAACGTGTATTATCTGACGTATGGGGAAATCCACCAAGTGATGATACCTTGGGTATGATTTTTCCAGAAGAAGCTCATCCAGTTGGAGACTCAATGATTTATGCAGTTGAAATTACTTATTCTGATGAAGGTCATATTGAAGATGAAGATGCCAAAGATATTGATTATGATGATTTGTTAGAAGAAATGCAAGATGATACAAATTCTTACAATGATGAAAGGATTAAACTAGGTTATGAAAACATTGACTTGGTAGGTTGGGCTTCAGATCCGTTTTATGATGAAGTAAACAAAAAATTACATTGGGCCAAAGAATTAAAATTTGGTGAAAGTGAAATAAATACTTTAAATTATAATATTCGTGTTTTAGGGAGAGAAGGATTTTTAAACCTAAATGTGATTGGGGATATGGATGCATTACCACAAGTAAAAAAAGATGTAAATCAAATATTAAATAGTGTAGAGTTTAATGACGGAAATAAATACTCTGATTTTAATCCAAACATAGATAGAGTTGCAGCATATGGAATTGGAGGTTTAATTGCTGGTAAAGTTTTGGCTAAAGCTGGTGCATTTGCATTAATTGCTAAATTCTGGAAATTTATAGCAATCGGTGCTGTAGCCTTATTTTCAGCTTTTAAAAATAAAATTTTTGGCAGAAAAGAAGAGGAAGAAGTTTAA
- the ccsB gene encoding c-type cytochrome biogenesis protein CcsB — protein MKKILSILYSTRLTAILFIVFALAMGIATFIENDYGTQTAKRLIYNAWWFEAIMVFFVINFFGNIFRYRLYKKEKWSVLLFHVAFLFILIGAGITRYISYEGIMPIIEGESSNIMFSEAIYFDVVANDSKEQYKYKSDKVLLSSLGKPNYTFSNKFRDKKFKFDLVEYIPFAKEVFEENENGDSYIHFVESTSGSRHDHYIKKGTSELIHNVLVGYDNIGNNSIDIITEGEDLKFKSSFDGTYLRMADQFNGTIVKDSLQDLQYLSLHQLAGLSFVIPKPAINGSYKTIKGVREENPLDRLTFNVTSGGETKQMVINGSQYNIEEPTQISVGGLNFRVNYGSKQIELPFHVKLRDFQLENYPGSQSPMSYASEVTVIDPKETFDFRIYMNHILNYKGYKFFQSSYDITDEYEETRLSVNHDFWGTTITYIGYFMLYIGLLLILFVKNTRFDYLRKSLDKIKAKKATLSIALLLIATTSYSQHDTSHELTTKKVDSLIISNAVDKTHAEEFSKLVIQDAGGRMKPVNTFASELLRKVSKKDTYNGLDANQVFLSIQQNPRLWFNVPLIYIKKENTKLRDIIGIPHNQEYGKLADFFTERGVYKIQEDQEKAFKKKIKNKFEESVINVDKRVNLLYSAIGGGILRIYPLPNDKTNKWVSYAELNEAKFTGVDSVFVKQILPVYFQTLREAKVSNDYSESQEILDGISRFQEKFGSEVFPDPKKVELEVFYNKNDIFKNLFWQYMLAGVLMFIFIIINIFNNSKFIRILLKISTGITVLLFLYHTAGLIIRWYISGHVPWSNGYESMIYIAWATMLFGLLFGRKSALTIAATTFVTSMILMFAHMNWMDPEIANLVPVLDSYWVMIHVSIIVASYGPFTLSMILGMLALFLMIITTQKNKKKVDLMIKEITIINEMSMTLGLILLTIGNFLGGMWANESWGRYWGWDPKETWAFISIMVYALVLHMRLIPGLRGRYVFNVLAVFSFTSILMTYLGVNHLLSGLHSYAAGEAAKIPTQIWTWLGISITLSILAFFKFRKYYKK, from the coding sequence ATGAAGAAAATTTTATCTATTCTCTACTCGACACGTTTAACTGCTATATTATTTATCGTTTTTGCATTGGCAATGGGTATTGCAACTTTTATTGAAAACGATTATGGCACACAAACTGCTAAAAGATTAATTTACAATGCATGGTGGTTTGAGGCAATAATGGTATTTTTTGTCATTAACTTTTTTGGAAATATTTTTAGATATCGTTTATACAAAAAAGAAAAATGGTCTGTATTACTATTTCACGTAGCGTTTTTATTTATTCTAATTGGAGCAGGTATTACAAGATACATTAGTTATGAAGGAATTATGCCTATTATAGAAGGTGAATCTAGTAACATTATGTTTTCTGAAGCCATATACTTTGATGTAGTAGCCAACGACAGCAAAGAGCAATATAAATATAAATCTGATAAGGTATTATTATCTTCGTTAGGCAAACCTAACTATACTTTTTCAAATAAATTTAGAGATAAAAAATTTAAATTTGATCTTGTTGAATATATTCCATTTGCAAAAGAAGTTTTTGAAGAAAATGAAAACGGTGATTCATATATACACTTTGTTGAATCAACATCTGGATCAAGACATGATCATTATATCAAAAAAGGAACAAGTGAGTTAATTCACAATGTTTTAGTAGGATATGACAATATTGGCAACAATTCAATAGATATTATAACTGAAGGTGAAGATTTAAAATTCAAGTCTTCTTTTGACGGAACTTATCTTAGAATGGCCGATCAATTTAACGGAACTATTGTAAAAGATTCCCTTCAAGATCTTCAATACTTATCATTACACCAGTTAGCAGGATTAAGTTTTGTTATACCAAAACCAGCAATTAATGGTAGTTATAAAACTATAAAAGGAGTTCGAGAAGAAAATCCTTTAGATAGGTTAACATTTAATGTTACGTCAGGTGGAGAAACAAAACAAATGGTTATCAATGGAAGTCAATACAATATTGAAGAGCCAACACAAATAAGTGTTGGTGGTTTAAATTTTAGAGTGAATTACGGATCAAAACAAATTGAATTACCATTTCATGTAAAACTAAGAGATTTTCAGTTAGAAAACTATCCTGGTTCTCAAAGCCCAATGTCATACGCAAGTGAAGTAACAGTTATTGATCCAAAAGAAACTTTTGATTTCAGAATTTATATGAACCATATTTTAAACTACAAGGGGTACAAGTTCTTTCAATCAAGTTATGATATAACCGATGAATATGAAGAAACTAGACTATCAGTAAATCACGATTTTTGGGGAACAACTATTACATATATAGGTTACTTCATGTTGTATATTGGACTTCTATTAATACTATTTGTAAAAAATACTCGATTTGATTATTTGCGTAAAAGTTTAGATAAAATTAAAGCAAAAAAAGCAACTCTATCAATCGCGCTTTTACTTATTGCAACAACTAGTTATAGCCAGCATGATACTAGTCATGAACTAACTACAAAAAAGGTAGATTCATTAATTATTTCCAATGCGGTTGACAAAACCCATGCAGAAGAATTTAGCAAACTTGTAATTCAAGATGCTGGAGGAAGAATGAAGCCAGTAAATACTTTTGCTTCAGAATTACTTCGTAAAGTAAGTAAAAAAGATACTTATAATGGATTAGATGCAAATCAAGTTTTTTTATCTATTCAGCAAAATCCTAGATTGTGGTTCAATGTTCCTTTGATTTACATTAAAAAAGAAAATACCAAATTAAGAGATATTATTGGAATACCCCATAATCAAGAATATGGAAAATTAGCCGATTTTTTCACAGAAAGAGGTGTGTACAAAATCCAAGAAGATCAAGAAAAGGCTTTTAAAAAGAAAATAAAAAATAAGTTTGAAGAAAGTGTTATTAATGTAGATAAACGAGTAAATTTATTATACTCGGCTATTGGTGGTGGTATTCTTAGAATTTACCCTTTACCTAATGACAAAACTAACAAATGGGTTTCTTATGCAGAATTGAATGAAGCTAAATTTACAGGAGTCGATTCGGTCTTCGTAAAACAAATATTACCTGTTTATTTTCAAACTTTAAGAGAAGCCAAGGTTTCAAATGACTATTCTGAATCTCAAGAAATACTTGACGGAATTAGTCGTTTTCAAGAAAAATTTGGAAGTGAAGTTTTTCCAGATCCTAAAAAGGTTGAATTAGAAGTTTTCTATAATAAAAATGATATTTTCAAAAACCTGTTTTGGCAATATATGCTTGCCGGCGTTTTAATGTTTATTTTTATAATAATCAACATCTTCAACAATTCAAAATTCATCAGAATACTTTTAAAGATAAGTACTGGAATTACTGTATTATTGTTTCTTTATCATACAGCAGGTTTAATTATTCGTTGGTACATATCAGGACATGTACCATGGAGTAATGGTTATGAATCTATGATTTATATTGCTTGGGCTACGATGCTTTTCGGATTACTATTTGGAAGAAAATCTGCATTGACAATTGCAGCCACAACATTTGTAACATCAATGATTTTAATGTTTGCACATATGAACTGGATGGATCCAGAAATAGCAAACTTAGTTCCGGTTTTAGACTCCTATTGGGTTATGATTCACGTATCAATAATAGTAGCTAGTTATGGTCCTTTTACTTTGAGTATGATTTTAGGAATGTTAGCATTATTTTTAATGATTATTACCACACAAAAAAATAAAAAGAAAGTTGATTTAATGATTAAAGAAATTACAATCATTAATGAAATGTCAATGACTTTAGGGTTAATTTTATTAACTATCGGTAACTTTCTTGGAGGTATGTGGGCAAATGAAAGTTGGGGGAGATATTGGGGATGGGATCCTAAAGAAACTTGGGCGTTTATTAGCATTATGGTGTATGCTTTGGTACTACACATGAGGTTAATTCCTGGTTTAAGAGGACGATATGTATTTAATGTACTAGCCGTTTTTTCTTTTACCTCAATATTAATGACTTATCTAGGAGTAAACCATTTACTTTCTGGACTACATTCTTATGCTGCTGGTGAGGCTGCCAAAATTCCAACACAGATATGGACTTGGTTAGGAATTTCAATAACACTTAGTATTCTTGCCTTCTTTAAATTTAGAAAATATTATAAAAAATAG
- a CDS encoding isoamylase early set domain-containing protein: MAITKKYLKSKPICKVTFELDGLGDADSIVAVGNFNNWDTKATPLKKYKNGKFKVTVDLEKDNSYEFKYLVDGNYINDEQADEYRWNDFAASDNSVINL, encoded by the coding sequence ATGGCGATTACAAAAAAGTATTTAAAATCAAAACCAATCTGTAAGGTTACATTTGAATTGGATGGACTTGGTGATGCGGATAGCATTGTTGCAGTTGGAAATTTCAATAATTGGGACACAAAAGCAACACCTTTGAAAAAATATAAAAATGGAAAATTCAAAGTTACAGTTGATTTGGAAAAAGATAATTCTTATGAATTTAAGTACTTAGTAGATGGAAATTACATAAATGATGAACAAGCAGATGAATACCGTTGGAATGATTTTGCAGCTTCTGATAATAGTGTGATTAATTTATAG
- the scpA gene encoding methylmalonyl-CoA mutase encodes MKRKDVQHIKLKDSKIKSQIFEHENFVAGIPPYLRGPYSTMYVRRPWTIRQYAGFSTAEESNAFYRRNLEAGQKGLSVAFDLATHRGYDSDHERVQGDVGKAGVAINSVEDMKILFDKIPLDKMSVSMTMNGAVLPILAFYIVAAEEQGIDSKLLSGTIQNDVLKEFMVRNTYIYPPTPSMKIISDIFEYTTAHMPKFNSISISGYHMQEAGATPEIELAYTLADGLEYIRTGLKSGMKIDDFAPRLSFFWAIGMDHFREIAKMRAARMLWSKIVQQFNPKNPKSLALRTHCQTSGWSLTAQDPFNNVSRTTIEALAAAFGGTQSLHTNALDEAIALPTDFSARIARNTQIYIQEETKITKTVDPWAGSYHVEKLTNDIANTAWDLIQEIENLGGMTKALESGIPKLRIEEAAAKKQARIDSGQDIIVGVNAYEPKEEEYLSILEVDNDAVRKSQVERLQKLKSNRNLKEVNKSLSNLTQSARNGEGNLLNLAIIAARNRATLGEISSALEVVFGRFKATTNSVSGVYSKEIKNDKFFNLAKELANKFAKLEGRRPRIMVAKMGQDGHDRGAKVVATSFADLGFDVDISPLFQTPKEVAKQAVENDVHVLGISSLAAGHKTLVPQVIDELKKFGRDDIKVIAGGVIPQQDYQFLFEVGVVGVFGPGTKISQAAIDILELLIENID; translated from the coding sequence ATGAAGCGTAAAGATGTACAACATATAAAACTTAAAGATTCAAAAATTAAATCTCAAATTTTTGAACACGAAAATTTTGTTGCAGGAATACCTCCTTATCTTCGTGGACCATACTCAACAATGTATGTACGAAGACCTTGGACTATTCGCCAATATGCAGGATTTTCAACTGCTGAAGAAAGTAATGCATTTTATAGAAGAAATTTAGAGGCAGGACAAAAAGGGTTATCAGTAGCATTTGATTTAGCAACTCATAGAGGTTACGATTCAGATCACGAACGTGTACAAGGAGATGTTGGTAAAGCAGGTGTTGCAATTAATTCTGTTGAAGATATGAAAATATTATTTGACAAAATTCCTTTGGATAAAATGTCTGTATCGATGACTATGAACGGTGCAGTTCTTCCAATTTTGGCATTTTATATCGTTGCAGCAGAAGAACAAGGTATTGACTCAAAATTACTTTCTGGTACGATTCAAAATGATGTTTTAAAAGAGTTTATGGTAAGAAATACATATATCTACCCACCGACTCCTTCAATGAAAATTATCTCTGATATATTTGAATACACAACGGCTCACATGCCTAAATTTAACAGTATATCTATTTCTGGTTATCATATGCAAGAGGCAGGAGCAACTCCAGAAATTGAATTGGCATACACTCTAGCTGATGGACTTGAATATATAAGAACTGGTTTAAAATCTGGAATGAAAATTGATGATTTTGCACCTCGTCTTTCATTTTTTTGGGCAATTGGCATGGATCATTTTAGAGAAATTGCCAAAATGAGAGCCGCAAGAATGCTTTGGTCTAAAATTGTACAACAATTCAATCCTAAAAACCCAAAATCTCTAGCCCTAAGAACTCATTGTCAAACAAGTGGCTGGAGTTTAACTGCTCAAGATCCTTTTAATAATGTTTCTAGAACAACAATTGAGGCACTAGCCGCAGCATTTGGTGGAACACAAAGTTTACACACAAACGCACTTGATGAAGCAATTGCTTTACCAACAGACTTCTCAGCAAGAATAGCAAGAAATACACAAATTTACATTCAAGAGGAAACTAAAATAACAAAAACAGTTGACCCATGGGCTGGAAGTTATCATGTTGAAAAACTTACAAATGATATTGCAAATACTGCATGGGATTTAATTCAAGAAATCGAAAACCTTGGTGGAATGACCAAGGCCTTAGAAAGTGGAATTCCAAAATTACGAATTGAAGAAGCTGCCGCTAAAAAACAAGCACGAATAGATAGCGGACAAGATATAATTGTTGGAGTAAATGCCTATGAACCTAAAGAAGAGGAATATTTATCAATCTTAGAAGTTGACAATGATGCAGTGAGAAAATCTCAAGTTGAAAGACTTCAGAAATTAAAATCAAATAGAAATTTAAAGGAAGTAAATAAATCTTTATCAAATTTGACACAATCTGCTAGAAATGGTGAAGGAAATTTATTAAATTTGGCTATAATAGCTGCTAGAAACAGAGCAACATTAGGTGAAATATCTAGTGCTCTTGAAGTTGTTTTTGGTCGATTTAAAGCAACAACTAATTCAGTCTCGGGTGTGTATAGTAAAGAAATAAAAAACGATAAATTTTTCAATCTAGCCAAAGAGTTAGCAAATAAATTTGCAAAACTAGAAGGTCGGAGGCCAAGAATTATGGTTGCTAAAATGGGACAAGATGGTCATGACAGAGGTGCAAAAGTAGTCGCTACAAGTTTTGCAGATTTAGGTTTTGACGTAGATATTAGTCCTTTATTTCAAACACCCAAAGAGGTTGCAAAACAAGCGGTTGAAAATGATGTACATGTATTGGGAATATCATCACTTGCCGCTGGACACAAAACTCTTGTCCCACAAGTAATTGATGAACTTAAAAAATTTGGAAGAGATGATATAAAGGTAATTGCAGGGGGAGTTATACCTCAACAAGATTACCAATTTTTATTTGAAGTAGGAGTCGTAGGTGTATTTGGACCTGGAACAAAAATTTCCCAAGCCGCAATAGACATCCTTGAATTATTAATTGAAAATATAGATTAA
- the mgrA gene encoding L-glyceraldehyde 3-phosphate reductase — protein MYINDHTPIPTYIAAEDRYHKMKYRRCGKSGILLPLLSLGLWHNFGDSDDFNKARTILRTAFDNGITHFDLANNYGPPFGSAEENFGRIVAKDFKQYRDELIISTKAGWDMWNGPYGNLGSRKYLIASCDQSLKRMGLDYVDIFYHHRPDPDTPLEETMGALDQIVRQGKALYVGISQYSAEDTAKASKILKELGTPCLIHQPRYNMFDRWVENGLLDVLSQEGIGSIAFSPLEQGILTNKYLKGIPEGSRAATGTSYLGSDSITPEVISKVQKLNTIAESRGQSLAQMAIVWLLRNPEITTVLVGVSRAEQLLDNIKAIENLLFSEAELKQIESILNKQTNKLTN, from the coding sequence ATGTATATAAACGATCATACACCTATACCAACATATATTGCTGCTGAAGATAGATATCATAAGATGAAATATAGAAGATGTGGGAAGAGTGGAATACTTTTACCACTTTTATCACTCGGATTATGGCATAATTTCGGAGATTCTGACGATTTTAATAAAGCAAGAACTATTTTAAGAACTGCATTTGATAATGGTATTACTCATTTTGATTTGGCAAATAACTATGGCCCACCTTTCGGATCTGCTGAAGAAAATTTTGGGCGAATTGTGGCTAAGGATTTTAAACAATATCGTGATGAATTGATTATTTCAACTAAGGCTGGATGGGATATGTGGAATGGACCTTATGGAAATTTAGGGTCTCGTAAATATTTAATTGCAAGTTGTGATCAAAGTTTAAAAAGAATGGGCTTAGATTATGTTGATATTTTTTATCATCATAGACCTGATCCAGATACCCCTTTAGAAGAAACTATGGGTGCATTAGATCAAATAGTACGTCAAGGAAAAGCATTATACGTTGGTATTTCACAATATAGTGCAGAAGATACAGCCAAAGCCTCAAAGATTTTAAAAGAGTTAGGAACTCCATGTCTAATTCACCAACCAAGATATAATATGTTTGATCGTTGGGTTGAAAATGGTCTTTTAGATGTGCTATCTCAAGAGGGTATAGGTTCAATAGCATTTTCACCTTTAGAACAAGGAATATTGACTAATAAATATTTGAAGGGTATTCCTGAAGGCTCAAGAGCGGCAACAGGCACAAGTTATTTAGGTAGTGATTCAATTACTCCTGAAGTAATTTCAAAAGTTCAAAAATTGAATACAATTGCTGAAAGTAGAGGGCAAAGTTTGGCACAAATGGCAATCGTATGGTTATTGAGAAATCCAGAAATAACAACAGTGTTGGTAGGTGTGAGCAGAGCAGAACAATTACTAGATAATATAAAAGCAATTGAAAATTTATTGTTTTCAGAGGCTGAATTAAAACAAATAGAATCAATTTTAAACAAACAAACAAACAAACTAACTAACTAA
- a CDS encoding glycoside hydrolase family 5 protein: MKKIILSSLLFIVLLTFASCGDKEIIPLSKISVQGNSFVTADGTPIVFRGLDTSDPDKLEKDGRWDLRYFQEMKDWGATITRFPVHPRAWRERGKEAYLKLLDDGMKWATEVGIYVIIDWHSIGNLKEEKFFMPMYETTMAETEDFWKTMAVRYKDNTTAAFFELFNEPTTYNGTLGKCSWEDWKTINENLIKLIRENGATNVPLVAGFNWGYDLTPLKENPLEVEGIGYVSHPYPQKREKPWEPKWTDDWGFAAEKYPLILSEMGFCGPDDEGAHIPVISDESYGEAIKAYADERGISYTVWVFDPNWSPMLFNDWDYTPSRQGRFFKNALQSYHK; the protein is encoded by the coding sequence ATGAAAAAAATAATCTTATCAAGTTTACTATTTATAGTATTATTAACTTTTGCTTCTTGTGGAGATAAAGAGATAATACCATTATCTAAAATAAGTGTACAAGGAAACTCTTTTGTAACTGCAGATGGAACTCCAATAGTTTTTAGAGGCTTGGATACCAGTGATCCAGATAAATTAGAAAAGGATGGTCGTTGGGATCTTCGTTATTTTCAAGAAATGAAAGATTGGGGAGCAACAATAACACGTTTTCCTGTTCATCCACGTGCTTGGAGAGAAAGAGGTAAAGAAGCATATTTAAAATTACTAGATGATGGTATGAAATGGGCAACAGAAGTTGGAATTTATGTAATAATTGATTGGCATAGTATCGGTAATTTAAAAGAAGAGAAATTTTTTATGCCAATGTATGAAACTACAATGGCTGAAACTGAAGATTTTTGGAAAACGATGGCTGTTAGATATAAGGATAATACAACAGCAGCATTCTTTGAATTGTTTAATGAGCCAACTACATATAACGGAACTTTAGGAAAGTGCTCTTGGGAAGATTGGAAAACAATTAATGAGAACTTAATCAAATTAATACGTGAAAATGGGGCAACTAATGTGCCTCTTGTTGCAGGATTTAATTGGGGTTATGATTTAACTCCGTTGAAAGAAAACCCATTAGAGGTTGAGGGTATTGGATATGTAAGTCATCCATACCCACAAAAAAGAGAAAAGCCATGGGAACCAAAATGGACAGATGATTGGGGATTTGCAGCCGAAAAATATCCATTGATTTTATCTGAAATGGGATTTTGTGGACCAGATGATGAAGGTGCACATATTCCAGTAATTAGTGATGAATCTTATGGAGAAGCTATAAAGGCATACGCAGATGAAAGAGGGATTTCTTATACTGTTTGGGTATTTGATCCAAATTGGTCACCAATGTTATTTAATGATTGGGATTATACTCCTTCTCGTCAAGGACGATTTTTTAAGAATGCTTTGCAATCATATCATAAGTAA